From Proteiniborus sp. DW1:
TCAATCTAGAGCTTAATTGCTTAGTTACATTTGCTTTTTTAAGAGCTAACACAATTGGAAAAGCTATCAATGCCCCACCAATAAATTGAATTATATTTGCAGGTACACTAAATATAGGTATTATCATGTTTCCCTTTAATATTCCACCTGCTACATAATAGGCGGCTACCATCCAAAGACCTGACAATGTCATCCCCATTAAACTATTCATACTAAACAGTTCCCTGTCTCTTTTCCTAAGAAATATGGATAATAAAACTATAAATATAGGAATAATTATAATAGCTGACATAAGTGCTAATTGAACGCTGTTTATCAAAGCTTGTAGATTCTCAGTTCCAGCTAAACGAAGGCTATCAACAAGAAAACTGGCTATTTCTGAGTTTATAATATTATTTGAAATGTTAGATAACGTTAGATATAGGAATACTGCTAATACAAACCATCCCACCCCAATGACATAGCTTAAAACATTTCTGAGGACCTTAAGTTTATCATTCTTTACCTCATGTGCCATAAGTCCAACAATAGCTCCCATAATTCCCTTAATTATCAATGTGGGAACTGCCCAATGTGTATATCCTAAAAACAAATCTGCCATAGCAGAACCTACACCACCTGCAAATAGTCCATATTTCCATCCCAATAAAATTGAAGTGACAAAAATCATACTATCCCCAGTATGTATGTAACCTTCAGTAAAAGGAACGGGAATCTGTGGAATTATAGCTGTAGTTGCAAACACTAATGAAGTCATTAATCCACCATAGGTTAGTTTTTTTACATTATACTTGTTCATTTTTACGCCTCCCCGATATAATTGTTACTGTGTTAATTTAATTATAGCACAAGTGTATCGGTTATCAAGGGAGTAGTTTTTAAATTGTATCGGTTCATTTTCCTTTGCTAATTTCATAAATATTTTTCTTAGCTCTCAAACATTCTTCAATATCCTCTTCTGTAGGCTCTTTTCTACCATATCTATAATCGTTATAAACTTTTGTCAAATCATAAATTCCAGTGTTAATATATTTAGTATTCTCTAGTAAAGATAGATATTCATTTGGAGTGTGATGATTCTTAAACTCATGTCCTTCTCCTCTAAGAGTTAAAATTGTATCTATATAAATTCGCCTTATGATATGAAGATTTAGAACACTACTATTTTCTAAAAATAATTCAGATATTTTTGCAAAGATTTTTCTAAAAGACTTTTTCATTTTTATTGGAATATCTTTATATGATAAAATAAATTCCTTTTCTTCT
This genomic window contains:
- a CDS encoding ECF transporter S component; translation: MNKYNVKKLTYGGLMTSLVFATTAIIPQIPVPFTEGYIHTGDSMIFVTSILLGWKYGLFAGGVGSAMADLFLGYTHWAVPTLIIKGIMGAIVGLMAHEVKNDKLKVLRNVLSYVIGVGWFVLAVFLYLTLSNISNNIINSEIASFLVDSLRLAGTENLQALINSVQLALMSAIIIIPIFIVLLSIFLRKRDRELFSMNSLMGMTLSGLWMVAAYYVAGGILKGNMIIPIFSVPANIIQFIGGALIAFPIVLALKKANVTKQLSSRLN